The Bacteroidetes bacterium GWF2_43_63 genome contains a region encoding:
- a CDS encoding serine--tRNA ligase has translation MLTIQLIRQETAFVKERLAVKNFKNIALVDEIVALDDSRRKLQLERDDAQNEMNSRSKEIGVAIKEKNSVLAEELKNQTAELKEKIRVVNQQHDDVVTELNAKLVLLPNLPHSSVKSGHSAEDNEIIHSEGIIPDLGADALPHWDLTTKYKLIDFELGVKITGAGFPVYTGLGARFQRALIYYFLTEAIKAGYVEIQPPLMVNEASGYGTGQLPDKDGQMYYANEDNLYLIPTAEVPVTNIYRDVILKEEDLPVKNAAYSACFRREAGSYGKDVRGLNRLHQFDKVEIVQISTPDKSYAILEEMREHVAGLVRGLGLPFRVLRLCGGDISFTAALTYDFEVFSAAQQKWLEVSSVSNFESFQANRMKLRFKDSEGKTQLAHTLNGSALALPRIVAALLENNQTPEGIRVPEVLVSFMGTDIIK, from the coding sequence ATGCTTACGATACAACTGATCAGACAGGAAACCGCTTTTGTAAAGGAACGCCTTGCGGTGAAAAATTTTAAAAATATTGCACTGGTTGACGAGATTGTTGCGCTGGATGATTCTCGCAGAAAGCTGCAGCTGGAGCGCGACGATGCACAAAACGAGATGAACAGTCGTTCGAAAGAGATCGGTGTTGCCATAAAAGAAAAGAATTCGGTGCTGGCTGAGGAACTGAAGAACCAGACAGCAGAATTGAAAGAGAAAATCAGAGTGGTGAACCAGCAACACGATGATGTTGTGACTGAGCTGAACGCGAAGCTGGTTCTGTTGCCCAACCTGCCACATTCTTCGGTAAAATCCGGTCATTCGGCCGAAGACAATGAAATCATTCACAGCGAAGGAATTATTCCTGATCTTGGCGCAGATGCATTGCCACATTGGGATCTGACCACGAAATATAAACTGATAGATTTTGAACTTGGTGTTAAGATTACCGGAGCGGGATTTCCCGTGTACACCGGATTGGGCGCGCGTTTTCAGCGGGCACTGATTTATTATTTTCTGACAGAGGCCATCAAAGCCGGTTATGTTGAAATTCAGCCACCGCTCATGGTGAACGAAGCTTCCGGATATGGGACAGGGCAGCTTCCCGATAAAGATGGTCAGATGTATTATGCCAATGAGGATAATCTGTATTTGATTCCAACTGCAGAAGTGCCCGTGACAAACATTTACCGCGATGTGATTCTGAAAGAAGAAGATTTGCCGGTGAAGAATGCGGCTTACAGCGCTTGTTTTCGCCGCGAGGCCGGCTCATATGGCAAGGATGTTCGCGGGCTGAATCGTTTGCATCAGTTCGATAAAGTTGAGATCGTGCAGATTTCAACACCTGATAAATCGTATGCAATCCTCGAAGAAATGCGCGAACATGTGGCAGGACTGGTGCGCGGCTTGGGGCTTCCGTTCCGCGTTTTACGCCTTTGCGGGGGCGATATCAGTTTCACAGCAGCACTCACTTACGACTTTGAAGTTTTCAGCGCTGCGCAACAGAAATGGCTTGAAGTGAGTTCTGTGTCTAACTTTGAATCATTCCAGGCCAATCGCATGAAGCTCCGCTTTAAAGATTCGGAAGGTAAAACACAATTGGCGCACACCCTCAATGGAAGCGCGCTGGCATTGCCCCGCATTGTTGCTGCATTGCTCGAAAACAATCAAACTCCTGAAGGAATACGAGTTCCGGAAGTTCTGGTTTCTTTTATGGGAACCGATATCATTAAATAA
- a CDS encoding RNA polymerase subunit sigma-24 produces the protein MDRQEYNRCVELYSDAVYRFILKNTADSEESADIVQEAFVRMWEKSETVSFEKAKSYLFTSAYHIMIDYFRKKKRYSTGFDMEDDSHCWHPAADEKASSFDLKAILNEALDKLPPMQKSVILLRDYEGYSYEEIGEITGLNESQVKVYIYRGRIALKNYIKSPDLIL, from the coding sequence ATGGACCGACAAGAATATAACCGTTGCGTTGAGCTGTATTCCGATGCAGTTTACCGGTTTATCCTGAAAAATACCGCCGACAGTGAAGAATCGGCCGATATCGTTCAGGAAGCGTTTGTCCGCATGTGGGAAAAATCGGAAACGGTTTCTTTCGAAAAAGCAAAATCCTATCTGTTCACTTCGGCCTATCACATTATGATCGATTACTTCAGAAAGAAAAAACGCTACTCAACCGGCTTCGACATGGAAGACGACAGCCACTGCTGGCACCCGGCAGCCGATGAGAAAGCGTCGTCGTTCGACCTGAAGGCCATTCTGAATGAAGCACTCGACAAACTTCCACCCATGCAGAAATCGGTGATTTTGCTGCGCGACTACGAAGGATATTCCTACGAAGAAATTGGTGAAATAACCGGCCTGAACGAAAGCCAGGTGAAAGTGTACATCTACCGCGGACGCATTG
- a CDS encoding ABC transporter permease: MIRRSIISIGEYLMLMLRVFKKPDRMDQFRNQVFIEFKLLGIESVGIIAIISVFMGAVLAMQTAYSIDSPLIPRYTIGYITRSSIVLEFSATIMSLIMAGKVGSRIASELGTMRVTEQVDALDVMGINSANFLILPKIVAFVLIFPVLVVISMFLGVMGGYMVAVLTGLFSVDTYMLGVRSFFIPFEVFYSLIKSLFFAFIITSVSSFFGYSVSGGALEVGRASTKAVVQSSIMIILFNVILTQILLT, translated from the coding sequence ATGATTCGAAGATCTATTATCAGTATTGGCGAATATCTCATGCTCATGCTTCGGGTTTTCAAAAAGCCGGACCGCATGGACCAGTTTCGCAATCAGGTATTCATCGAATTCAAACTGCTGGGAATTGAATCCGTAGGAATCATAGCCATTATCAGCGTTTTCATGGGCGCCGTTTTAGCCATGCAAACCGCATACAGCATCGATAGTCCGCTGATTCCGCGTTATACAATCGGGTATATTACCCGTTCCTCCATTGTTCTTGAATTTTCTGCAACCATCATGAGTCTTATCATGGCTGGAAAAGTCGGCTCGCGCATTGCCAGCGAGCTGGGAACCATGCGCGTTACCGAACAAGTTGATGCGCTGGATGTAATGGGCATCAATTCGGCCAACTTTCTCATTTTGCCAAAAATTGTTGCCTTTGTTCTTATTTTCCCGGTATTGGTTGTTATTTCAATGTTTCTGGGTGTTATGGGTGGTTATATGGTGGCCGTTCTCACTGGCCTTTTCAGCGTTGATACCTACATGCTCGGCGTACGTTCATTCTTTATTCCTTTCGAAGTTTTCTATTCGTTGATCAAATCTCTTTTCTTTGCATTTATCATCACATCTGTCAGTTCCTTTTTTGGATATTCTGTGAGCGGCGGAGCACTCGAAGTTGGTCGAGCAAGCACAAAAGCCGTGGTTCAGAGCAGTATTATGATCATTCTGTTCAACGTTATTCTCACTCAAATCCTGCTCACATGA
- a CDS encoding ATPase/protein kinase → MKKDKKPFESALKVQQGIEQPPQTNEEAIRQMAGKKSKLPTFDELFEGINSGNRVLLSRAITLIESSKNEHQIIAQALIEKCLPYSGNSIRIGITGVPGVGKSTFIEAFGNFLTAIGKKVAVLAIDPSSQISKGSILGDKTRMEKLSSNPDAFIRPSPSAGTLGGVAQKTRESIVLCEAAGFDVIIVETVGVGQSETAARSMVDFFLLLQLPGAGDELQGIKRGIMEMADAIFVNKAEGDYLNKAKIAAAEIKNALHLMPAHQSGWLTQVGLCSALSGKGIGEVWDTILDYIALTKKTEYFVSFRHEQEVKRYQQAINEILQSDFSSSADVRHLNGELEKKVFTSKLSPYAAAKLIVAKFYEELK, encoded by the coding sequence ATGAAGAAAGATAAAAAACCTTTTGAATCAGCACTGAAAGTGCAGCAGGGAATTGAACAGCCTCCGCAAACCAACGAAGAAGCTATCCGGCAAATGGCTGGGAAAAAATCAAAACTTCCGACGTTTGATGAATTGTTTGAAGGAATAAATTCAGGAAACCGGGTTTTGCTTAGCCGCGCTATAACGCTCATTGAGAGCTCTAAGAACGAACATCAAATTATTGCACAGGCGCTCATCGAAAAATGCCTGCCCTATTCCGGAAACAGCATCCGCATTGGCATTACTGGTGTTCCGGGCGTAGGCAAAAGCACATTTATTGAGGCATTTGGAAATTTTCTCACAGCCATTGGCAAAAAAGTGGCAGTGCTGGCCATCGATCCGTCGAGTCAGATTTCGAAAGGCAGCATTCTGGGCGACAAAACAAGGATGGAAAAACTTTCTTCGAATCCCGATGCATTTATCAGACCTTCCCCATCGGCAGGAACACTGGGTGGTGTGGCACAAAAAACCCGCGAATCCATCGTTTTATGCGAAGCTGCAGGATTCGATGTTATCATTGTTGAAACAGTCGGCGTTGGACAAAGCGAGACAGCAGCCCGCTCTATGGTCGATTTCTTTTTATTGCTTCAGCTGCCCGGCGCCGGTGACGAGTTGCAGGGAATCAAACGCGGCATTATGGAAATGGCTGATGCAATATTTGTTAACAAGGCTGAAGGCGACTATCTGAATAAAGCGAAAATTGCCGCCGCAGAAATAAAAAACGCCCTGCATCTGATGCCGGCTCACCAATCGGGATGGCTGACTCAGGTTGGCCTTTGTTCTGCACTTTCCGGCAAAGGTATCGGCGAAGTCTGGGATACTATTCTGGATTACATAGCACTCACCAAAAAAACAGAATACTTTGTCTCTTTCCGTCACGAACAGGAAGTGAAGCGGTATCAGCAGGCCATCAACGAAATTCTGCAATCCGATTTTTCCAGCTCTGCTGATGTCCGGCACCTGAATGGTGAACTGGAAAAAAAGGTGTTTACCTCAAAGTTATCACCTTATGCTGCAGCAAAATTAATTGTGGCAAAATTCTACGAAGAATTGAAATAA
- a CDS encoding ABC transporter ATP-binding protein, with product MIEVRNINKSFDGKQVLKNISVKLEPGKNNLIIGQSGSGKTVLLKCLLGLHKVDNGEIFFDERNFTAMNEYDQKKIRQEIGTVFQGGALFDSMTVEENVMFPLNMFTNQTRQQKKERVNFCLRRVDLQHSNKLMPSEISGGMKKRVAIARAIVMNPRYLFCDEPNSGLDPKTSILIDQLISELTNEFKMTTVINTHDMNSVIEIGDKVSFIYKGNLWWKGTNKEILHADNTELNDFVFATQLTRHLKGKL from the coding sequence ATGATCGAAGTCCGCAATATCAACAAAAGCTTCGATGGAAAACAGGTGCTGAAAAACATTTCAGTAAAACTTGAACCCGGCAAAAACAATCTGATTATTGGGCAAAGCGGTTCAGGCAAAACAGTTCTATTGAAGTGTTTGCTTGGTCTTCATAAGGTTGATAACGGAGAGATTTTTTTCGACGAGCGGAACTTCACTGCGATGAATGAATATGATCAGAAAAAAATCCGACAGGAAATAGGTACTGTTTTTCAGGGCGGTGCTCTTTTTGACTCCATGACAGTGGAAGAAAACGTAATGTTTCCGCTCAACATGTTTACAAATCAGACACGGCAACAAAAAAAGGAACGCGTTAACTTCTGTCTCCGCAGAGTCGATTTGCAGCATTCAAACAAACTCATGCCTTCCGAAATAAGCGGTGGCATGAAAAAACGCGTTGCCATTGCCCGTGCCATCGTTATGAACCCGAGATATCTTTTTTGCGACGAACCCAATTCAGGTCTCGACCCTAAAACATCAATCCTGATTGATCAACTCATTAGCGAGCTCACTAATGAATTTAAGATGACCACCGTCATCAATACCCACGACATGAATTCAGTGATTGAAATTGGCGACAAGGTTTCTTTCATTTACAAGGGAAATCTGTGGTGGAAAGGGACCAACAAAGAAATTCTGCATGCAGACAACACCGAACTGAATGACTTTGTTTTCGCAACTCAATTAACCCGACACTTAAAAGGAAAATTGTGA